The following DNA comes from Huiozyma naganishii CBS 8797 chromosome 8, complete genome.
CCCGCCAACCTGGAAGTTCTGCTGACTGCCGCTAGCATGCACCGTTTCCCACAATTCCAGGTCGTCGTCTGCAACGGGGAAAGTACCCCGGATAGCAGAATCCAGATCTTCGACGATAACCTCGTGCATGATAGACGTCAGCGAATCCATCGCTGTAAGATCCTCAGAATTCCCCACATGGACGTCCATAAACTTACTGTTCACAGTCCAAATACTGCACGAGGAACAGTTAAGCACACTGCTTAGCAACTCGCGCCTCTCAACCTCCAAGCCGTCAGCGTCGACCCAGAACCTCACTACTTTCTCACCACTGTAAGATACCATCCCATGGCACAGCTGAACCGCGGCCACTAATGCAGCAGATATACGCTTCAGCAACATGTCTGTCGGTACACCCTGTACGTATCTTCACTGCAAAGTTGTGACTTCAATGCTCCGTTCTTGTCCTCTCCCCCCCTCTCCGTCGTGCGATTTGATATATTGCAATATAattataataatatattGAAGTGGTAAAGAGTCGCTTACTTGCAAAGGGCTCTCATCTGAAGTTGCAGAGGGGACACAGtaacagcagcagagtCACGCGCAGTCATGTCTGAAGATCTTTCCCCCACTGGGAGTCGTATTGACTTGACGAAGACGCACACGGTGAAGGACGACGAGGGCCAGAAGGTGGATGTTTCGCAGTTGTCTGCGCAGGAGTTGAAACTGTACAAGATGTACGGTAAGCTGCCCTCGAAGAAGGACTTGCTCAAGCATAAGATGCAGGAGCGGAAGTACTTTGACAGTGGTGACTACGCGCTGAACCAGGCCGGCGTGGTGAAGTCCAACGAGATGGTTATGAACTCGAGCAACAACCTGCCCCTGACGAACCCAAGCGGGCTGAGACGGTCGATAATAAAGCGCCGCATGAGTAATAGTGCTGGAAGCGTCGACGCATCCACGTCGAATAAGATCGAGAGGCAGGGCAGCATATCCAGCGGGCCTCCGCCAAGGTCACCACACAAGTAGATATTCTCAAATATATGGTATACAAACCGTTCGTCATCAGATTCCCTCCTTCGTCTATCCAATTACGTATCATACACTcgcatatatatatctcAACGTATGTATATTCAATGCTCATCTTCTGTTTTGCACGCAAGACGGTTCCACGCGCTACCTGCGATGCAGCTGTTCTAGTTGAACAGGTACCGTCCAAGCTTCCCAAAGATCATGAAGCTGAAGGAATAGAAGTCTACTATGTACAGCAAGTACGACAGCGAAGAGCTTGCACCGCGGCCCATGACAACACTGACTAAAACAACTGCCGTGCCCATTGTCAGTATGGACCAAGTGCCGTCGAAGAAAACCCACAGAAGCACGTTCAGAAGACACCAGGCACCGGCACCTTGCATTGAAGAGGACCATTGAATGGTCCTGATACCAAAGCACACACCTAGTAGAGCATTCAGACACTTAAGCACGGACTTGAAGTCGACACCGTCGTCCAGACGGTGCTGGAACACGTATTCGTCCAATAGTGGGACGCTGACACCGCAAAGCACTCCAAGAACACCGTAGACGGCAAACGCGGGGACACTAACAACGTACGTGTTGACCCATTTCGATATGTGGTCCAAAGTGTACGAGAGCatccatttcttcaaggatCTGTTGTCGTACAACTCAGCGGAAAGTTTGGCAAAGAGAACACCCGTCCAGAACAGAAGCGTCACGGCAATGACACCGTTCAGCAACACCTCGTGCATCTTCCGCTTGTGGCGCACTCTGCCGGACCCCAAGTGCACGGGACGCTCATGGAGCAGCCTGTAGTCCTGCTCGCTGCGTGTGACATCAGTGTCATAAATCGAGTACAGAGCAGGTTTCGTCAAGTTGAAGACGCTgtcctccttcttgatgATTCCCTTTGACATTTGGGAGTAGCGAACAATTGCAACGTAGCAGTAGCGGTAAGTATAGTGTCAGCAACAAGCAAAACGTGTCGCCGATGTGTCAAAGTGTTTGTACCGCTCTTGATCTAGTGCCAGCGCCCAAAATTTTCTGTTTACAGTCGTTTCTTGTCACAGGCGAACAGTTCTTGCAGGATGCGCTATAAGCGATCCACCCGAGGACTGCGCTGCGGACAGCCACCACTGAGAGATGGCTGCTGGTGTTGCTGAGAACCCGCACATTGGGTCCATCACGTACCTGAAATCGTACCCTCGAACGGAGGTCGCACATGGACTGCTTCACGATATATACAAGTCCATCTCGTATCTGATGCGGGAGAACCATCTCAAAGTGCAGACTCTTGCTGAATTCTACCCTAAGAACGGTAACCTACTTGGGTTGAACGTCAACGCGGGACAGAAGATCTTGTTGCGGCTGAGATGCCCTGGGGATCCGCAGAGTTTCCTACCTCGCGACCAGATCATGCAGGTGATGGTCCACGAGTTAACCCACAACAGGGTGGGCCCACACAACGCGGCgttcaagaaacagatggcAGAGTGGTGTGGAAGACAGTACGTGATAGAGACTTTGGGGCTTGTAGACTGTTTTCTCGGTCAGGGCAGGAAGCTTGGCGGGGTCCAGGGGAAAGCCAGAATACGGCATGATTCAGGTCGGATCAGAAAGCAAAGGTTAATGGCAATGGACACAAGAAAGCTGGGCAATGGCAGTGCAAGTTCCAAAGAATCTACACACTCTGCAAGAGAGATGGCTGCAAAGGCGGCTTTGTCTCGACTTGACAGGGGAACGGTAACAAAAATACCGAGATTCACAATGGTCGAGAAGATCGATGATACAGATGCACAAGTCGATGTAGAGGAGGTTCTGGAGTTGCACGGTCACATGGACACAGTCAACGAAGATATCATTGTCCtagacgatgatgatgatgatgatggcAACGAAAACGGGGGAACACAGAAAAGCACACCACAAGAGATCATTGATTTGACTTGAGCCTATATCGTTATGGTCTTTGATTATAGAAGATAAATAGTTTACATACTACCTCATAGTTCTGTGAAGTCCAAAATAAAAGATATTCATAATAAATTAGTGGGTGAGTGCCTTGAAAATGAGATAAGAAGATTGTACAGATGCAGATTTGTGAGTCGATGAGGGATGCAACGATGcgagaaagagaagctgACCTTTGGGTTTGGTACCGTGTCGCCCCTCTCCTCAGCAACAACCGAGTTTCGCGAAAAAGCCCTTATGCTCTTCCACTGAACTTTCTGAAGCTTGGTTAGTGGCAATaggttgttgctgctgctggtgaGCAGTGGACGAGGGGTTTGCATGGCCCGCAGATTGTAGTGGCTGTGCAGAAGATTGCATCCCGCCTTGACCTTGAACCATAGGGTCTTGCTGTCTTTGATATCCGCCAGTGCCGTTGTTCACCGGTGAACCATTGGCTGCTGCCACCTGTGGCGAGTAGTTTTTCTGGCCCTGCATCATTATCTTTTGTTGgtactgctgttggtgcAATTGCTGCTGGGAAAATCTCTGCTGCGATTGCTGCTGGAAGGACTCGTACGAGTTTGGGTCGAAGTTGTTGTAGTTACCGCCGTTGACCATGCCGGCCTTCTGCGGCATCTTTTGACCGAACTGCTGTTGAGCCCGCTGTTGAGCTTGTAAAttctgctgttgctgttgagaCATGGGTTGTGGAACCTGCTGTGGTAGTTGCGGAAGCTGGTTGCCAATTTTACCGTGTTTGTGTCTTCTTGATTTCTCgtttggtggtgttgggTGACCGTAGCCGTGCAGGTTAGGTTTCTTGTTGATCGAGAGGTCATACCCATGCCCGCCATTCAGTTTCATCCAGTCATATTTCCCGTCTGCAGTCTCATGAGAGTCGTCGAGGACCGAGAGCATCAACTGGCGGTACCCCTCGTAGTCCGGTGTCTCGTCAAACCCGAGGTTTCTTACTATTTCCAAGTACCGCCCAAACTGGATCGGGTACCCCTGTGCCAAGTCGTACACGTTTGTAGTACGCTTCTTCTCACCAATCTTTTCGTATTTTTGCTTATTGTTGGGCGCCTTCAACCCTTGCCATGGTAGCGACCCACGCAGGAAGTAAAAAAACACGTGGCCCATGGCCTCCATGTCGTCTCTTCTGGACTGTTCTCTCCCCAAGTGAGTGTTTATTGACATGTACCGGGCAGTCCCACTGAGCGACTTCTTCTCTCTGTATGGGATGTGCTGTTTCGTCTTTGGATCTCGGTACTGTTTGGCCATGCCGAAGTCGATCATATGAATATTATTTTCGTCAGGTTGGCCCGGTCTCCCGATGAGGAAGTTGTCCGGCTTGATATCT
Coding sequences within:
- the IGO2 gene encoding phosphatase regulator (similar to Saccharomyces cerevisiae YHR132W-A and YNL157W; ancestral locus Anc_2.109); translated protein: MSEDLSPTGSRIDLTKTHTVKDDEGQKVDVSQLSAQELKLYKMYGKLPSKKDLLKHKMQERKYFDSGDYALNQAGVVKSNEMVMNSSNNLPLTNPSGLRRSIIKRRMSNSAGSVDASTSNKIERQGSISSGPPPRSPHK
- the NSG1 gene encoding Nsg1p (similar to Saccharomyces cerevisiae NSG1 (YHR133C) and NSG2 (YNL156C); ancestral locus Anc_2.108), which gives rise to MSKGIIKKEDSVFNLTKPALYSIYDTDVTRSEQDYRLLHERPVHLGSGRVRHKRKMHEVLLNGVIAVTLLFWTGVLFAKLSAELYDNRSLKKWMLSYTLDHISKWVNTYVVSVPAFAVYGVLGVLCGVSVPLLDEYVFQHRLDDGVDFKSVLKCLNALLGVCFGIRTIQWSSSMQGAGAWCLLNVLLWVFFDGTWSILTMGTAVVLVSVVMGRGASSSLSYLLYIVDFYSFSFMIFGKLGRYLFN
- the WSS1 gene encoding metalloendopeptidase WSS1 (similar to Saccharomyces cerevisiae WSS1 (YHR134W); ancestral locus Anc_2.107) → MAAGVAENPHIGSITYLKSYPRTEVAHGLLHDIYKSISYLMRENHLKVQTLAEFYPKNGNLLGLNVNAGQKILLRLRCPGDPQSFLPRDQIMQVMVHELTHNRVGPHNAAFKKQMAEWCGRQYVIETLGLVDCFLGQGRKLGGVQGKARIRHDSGRIRKQRLMAMDTRKLGNGSASSKESTHSAREMAAKAALSRLDRGTVTKIPRFTMVEKIDDTDAQVDVEEVLELHGHMDTVNEDIIVLDDDDDDDGNENGGTQKSTPQEIIDLT
- the YCK1 gene encoding serine/threonine protein kinase YCK1 (similar to Saccharomyces cerevisiae YCK1 (YHR135C) and YCK2 (YNL154C); ancestral locus Anc_2.105), translating into MMANGNTALAVSQLTNVQYNSRPASNMMGQASTSSRADNDANVVGLHYKIGKKIGEGSFGVLFEGVNMINGVSVAIKFEPRKTEAPQLKDEYRTYKIMAGTPGIPLAYYFGQEGLHNILVIDLLGPSLEDLFDWCGRKFTPKTVVQIAVQMITFLEELHNHDLIYRDIKPDNFLIGRPGQPDENNIHMIDFGMAKQYRDPKTKQHIPYREKKSLSGTARYMSINTHLGREQSRRDDMEAMGHVFFYFLRGSLPWQGLKAPNNKQKYEKIGEKKRTTNVYDLAQGYPIQFGRYLEIVRNLGFDETPDYEGYRQLMLSVLDDSHETADGKYDWMKLNGGHGYDLSINKKPNLHGYGHPTPPNEKSRRHKHGKIGNQLPQLPQQVPQPMSQQQQQNLQAQQRAQQQFGQKMPQKAGMVNGGNYNNFDPNSYESFQQQSQQRFSQQQLHQQQYQQKIMMQGQKNYSPQVAAANGSPVNNGTGGYQRQQDPMVQGQGGMQSSAQPLQSAGHANPSSTAHQQQQQPIATNQASESSVEEHKGFFAKLGCC